From Nitrobacter sp. NHB1, a single genomic window includes:
- a CDS encoding cytochrome b/b6 domain-containing protein yields MTSISAGDGRFASRPARAIQPAWVRVVHWINAVAMIMMIMSGWQIYNASPLFDFTFSRSITLGGWLAGGLLWHFAAMWLLMVNGLVYLVLGLATGRFRRKLLPITPSGIAADTRAALTGKLSHHDLSRYNQVQKLLYALVIVAGIVVVLSGLSIWKPVQFQWLTAVFGGYDVARYVHFTCMALIVAFLVVHVTLALLVPRSLRAMIIGR; encoded by the coding sequence ATGACGAGCATTTCAGCCGGCGATGGGCGCTTTGCATCCCGACCTGCGAGGGCGATCCAGCCGGCGTGGGTCCGCGTCGTCCACTGGATCAATGCCGTGGCGATGATCATGATGATCATGTCGGGTTGGCAGATCTACAATGCCTCGCCGCTGTTCGACTTCACCTTCTCGCGTTCGATTACGCTCGGCGGCTGGCTCGCCGGCGGGCTGCTGTGGCATTTCGCGGCGATGTGGCTGCTGATGGTCAACGGTCTCGTCTATCTTGTGCTTGGCCTCGCCACCGGACGCTTCCGCCGTAAGCTGTTGCCGATCACGCCGTCGGGCATTGCGGCCGATACGAGGGCGGCGCTGACCGGCAAGCTCTCGCATCACGATCTGTCGCGATACAACCAGGTGCAGAAGCTTTTGTACGCGCTCGTTATCGTCGCCGGGATCGTGGTCGTGCTGTCGGGCCTCTCGATCTGGAAGCCGGTCCAGTTTCAGTGGCTGACAGCGGTGTTCGGCGGTTACGACGTCGCCCGCTATGTGCATTTCACCTGCATGGCGCTGATCGTCGCATTTCTCGTCGTGCATGTCACGCTCGCGCTGCTGGTGCCGAGAAGCCTGCGCGCGATGATTATAGGTCGGTAG
- a CDS encoding molybdopterin-dependent oxidoreductase: MRRLRSLLIPGVDKKLLVRDAAKLLPDPARRRFIAGGASLGALTLLTGCDVSDGFSAENLLVQISKFNDKVQAAIFNPNTLAPTYTEADITRPFPFNGYYTEDKAPDVDGEDYEFEVRGLVDNKKSWTLDELYKLPEVTQITRHVCVEGWSAIGSWSGTPLRDFLKLIGADTSAKYCWFQCADVDGYNSPLDMATALHPQTQMTFKFDGKILPRKYGYPMKIRVPTKLGFKNPKYVLSMEVTNDYKGGYWEDQGYNSFSGL, from the coding sequence ATGCGCCGTCTCCGTTCACTTCTGATTCCGGGCGTCGACAAGAAGCTGCTGGTCAGGGACGCTGCGAAATTGCTGCCCGATCCGGCCCGCCGCCGTTTCATCGCCGGCGGCGCCAGCCTCGGCGCGTTGACGTTGCTGACGGGATGCGACGTGTCCGACGGTTTCTCAGCGGAAAACCTTCTGGTGCAGATTTCGAAGTTCAACGACAAGGTGCAGGCCGCGATCTTCAATCCGAACACGCTGGCGCCGACCTATACGGAAGCCGACATCACGCGGCCGTTTCCGTTCAATGGCTACTATACCGAGGACAAGGCGCCCGACGTCGACGGCGAGGACTACGAATTCGAGGTGCGGGGTCTCGTCGACAACAAGAAATCATGGACGCTTGACGAACTTTACAAGCTGCCGGAGGTCACGCAAATCACGCGGCACGTCTGCGTCGAGGGCTGGAGCGCGATCGGAAGCTGGAGCGGGACGCCGCTGCGCGATTTCCTCAAATTGATCGGCGCCGATACAAGCGCGAAATATTGCTGGTTCCAGTGCGCCGATGTCGACGGCTACAACAGTCCGCTGGACATGGCGACCGCCCTGCATCCGCAGACCCAGATGACATTCAAGTTCGACGGGAAAATCCTGCCGCGCAAGTACGGCTACCCAATGAAGATCAGGGTCCCGACCAAGCTCGGCTTCAAGAATCCGAAATACGTGCTCTCGATGGAAGTCACCAACGACTACAAGGGCGGCTACTGGGAAGACCAGGGTTACAATTCCTTCAGCGGCCTCTGA
- a CDS encoding superoxide dismutase family protein produces MIARILLTAATLLVLTVTAASANSAKALLKNAQGADVGSVELTQVDDGVLLKAALKGLPPGEHAFHIHAVGKCEPPFTSAGGHFNPGNKKHGMMAADGHHAGDMPNLVVPASGELKLEVVNTAITLDKDKPNSVLKPGGTAIVIHAAADDYKTDPTGDAGGRIACGVIE; encoded by the coding sequence ATGATAGCCCGCATCCTTTTGACGGCGGCGACGCTCCTTGTCCTGACCGTGACTGCGGCGTCGGCCAATTCCGCCAAGGCTCTGCTGAAAAACGCCCAGGGCGCCGACGTCGGCAGTGTCGAATTGACGCAGGTCGATGACGGGGTTCTGCTGAAAGCGGCCCTGAAGGGCCTGCCGCCCGGCGAGCACGCATTCCACATTCACGCGGTCGGCAAATGCGAGCCGCCGTTCACTTCGGCGGGGGGCCACTTCAATCCCGGCAACAAGAAGCACGGCATGATGGCGGCCGATGGTCATCACGCCGGAGACATGCCAAACCTTGTCGTGCCCGCCTCGGGCGAATTGAAGCTTGAGGTGGTCAATACCGCCATCACGCTCGACAAGGACAAACCGAATTCGGTCCTGAAGCCAGGTGGCACAGCCATCGTCATCCACGCGGCGGCGGACGACTACAAAACCGATCCGACCGGCGATGCCGGCGGCCGCATCGCCTGCGGCGTCATCGAGTAG
- a CDS encoding YbfB/YjiJ family MFS transporter, with protein sequence MNAPERPTAPANPARLILILSLTATVGLGLGRFAYSLVLPDMRDSLGWSYSSAGFMNTINAAGYLAGALIASSVAKRFGPTASTRWSTAAAAVSLALCALTGNFIVLSFARLIVGIAAAIGFVAGGTLATTIAQAQPARSNFLMSLFYVGPGIGILSSGLIAPFVLQYFGPGSWWIVWWTMTGLAIMMTVPMFVARFDIAASGPQTAQGRFAIRPVIIFLAAYFLFGAGYIAYMTFMIAYVRDGGGGALAQSAFWSLIGLSALATPWIWRRTLGLDRGGLSMTIVLGVNAIGAAIPLLGHTPLLLELSALVFGVAFFAVVTSTTAFVRFNYPLATWPTAIAAMTISFGIGQTLGPVVVGAITDAMGSLSYALNVSAAMLAVGAILSAFQRPLPRPAPS encoded by the coding sequence GTGAACGCACCAGAGCGACCAACCGCGCCCGCCAACCCCGCGCGGCTGATTCTGATCCTCTCGCTTACGGCCACCGTCGGCCTTGGCCTCGGCCGCTTCGCCTACTCGCTGGTGCTGCCGGACATGCGCGACAGTCTCGGCTGGTCCTATTCGTCGGCCGGCTTCATGAATACGATCAACGCCGCCGGTTATCTCGCCGGCGCGCTGATCGCGTCCTCGGTCGCGAAGCGCTTCGGGCCGACCGCAAGCACACGCTGGTCGACGGCGGCTGCCGCCGTTTCGCTGGCGCTCTGCGCGCTGACGGGCAACTTCATCGTTCTCAGCTTCGCCCGATTGATCGTCGGAATCGCCGCGGCGATCGGATTCGTTGCCGGCGGAACACTGGCGACAACGATCGCGCAAGCGCAGCCGGCGCGATCGAATTTCCTGATGAGCCTGTTCTACGTCGGTCCCGGCATCGGCATTCTCTCGTCCGGACTCATCGCGCCATTCGTGCTGCAATATTTCGGCCCGGGATCGTGGTGGATCGTGTGGTGGACGATGACCGGACTCGCCATCATGATGACAGTGCCGATGTTCGTCGCGCGCTTCGATATCGCCGCGAGCGGCCCGCAGACGGCGCAGGGACGCTTCGCGATTCGCCCTGTCATCATCTTCCTCGCCGCCTACTTCCTGTTCGGTGCGGGCTATATCGCCTACATGACGTTCATGATCGCCTATGTCCGCGACGGCGGCGGCGGCGCACTGGCGCAAAGCGCGTTCTGGAGCCTGATCGGACTGAGCGCGCTGGCGACGCCCTGGATCTGGCGGCGCACGCTCGGCCTCGACCGCGGCGGCCTCAGCATGACCATCGTCCTCGGTGTCAATGCCATTGGAGCCGCGATACCGCTGCTGGGCCATACGCCGCTTTTGCTTGAATTATCGGCGCTGGTGTTCGGCGTGGCGTTTTTCGCGGTGGTGACCTCGACCACGGCGTTCGTGCGCTTCAACTATCCGCTCGCGACATGGCCGACCGCGATCGCGGCTATGACAATTTCGTTCGGCATCGGTCAGACGCTGGGGCCGGTCGTGGTCGGCGCGATCACCGACGCCATGGGCAGCCTGTCCTATGCGCTCAACGTCTCGGCGGCGATGCTGGCGGTCGGTGCGATCCTCTCCGCCTTCCAGCGCCCGCTTCCGCGTCCCGCGCCGTCCTGA
- the leuB gene encoding 3-isopropylmalate dehydrogenase, giving the protein MAIYKLLLLPGDGIGPEVMAEVKRLIGWLDAQGIATFETEEGLVGGASYDADKVSITDATMAKALAADAVLFGAVGGPKWDPVPYEVRPEAGLLRLRKDLGLYANLRPAICYPALAESSSLKRDLVEGLDIMIVRELTGGVYFGEPKAITDLGNGQKRAIDTQVYDTYEIERIARVAFDLARKRRNKLTSMEKRNVMKSGVLWHEVVTQVHQREYKDVALDHQLADSGGMQLVRRPKQFDVIVTDNLFGDMLSDIAAMLTGSLGMLPSASLGDIDPQTGKRRALYEPVHGSAPDIAGQGAANPIAMMASFGMALRYSFDMGDLADKLDAAIAAVLAKSLRTADLKSDGSTVVSTSQMGEAIVKELQALYA; this is encoded by the coding sequence ATGGCGATCTACAAGCTGCTTCTCCTGCCCGGCGACGGCATCGGCCCCGAGGTGATGGCGGAGGTGAAGCGGCTGATCGGCTGGCTGGATGCGCAGGGTATCGCCACGTTCGAGACCGAGGAAGGCTTGGTGGGCGGCGCGTCCTATGACGCCGACAAGGTCAGCATCACCGACGCCACTATGGCCAAGGCGCTCGCCGCCGACGCCGTGCTGTTCGGTGCGGTGGGCGGCCCGAAGTGGGACCCGGTGCCCTACGAGGTGCGGCCCGAGGCTGGCTTGTTGCGGCTGCGCAAGGACCTTGGGCTCTACGCCAACCTACGCCCGGCGATCTGCTATCCGGCGCTTGCGGAATCCTCCAGTCTCAAGCGGGACCTCGTGGAGGGCCTCGACATCATGATCGTGCGCGAACTCACCGGCGGCGTCTATTTCGGCGAGCCGAAAGCCATCACCGACCTCGGCAACGGCCAGAAGCGCGCCATCGACACTCAGGTCTACGACACCTATGAAATTGAGCGCATCGCGCGCGTGGCCTTCGATCTCGCCCGCAAGCGCCGCAACAAGCTGACCTCGATGGAAAAGCGCAACGTCATGAAGTCCGGCGTGCTCTGGCACGAGGTGGTGACGCAGGTTCACCAGCGCGAATACAAGGACGTCGCGCTCGATCACCAGCTCGCCGATTCCGGCGGGATGCAGCTTGTGCGTCGCCCCAAGCAGTTCGACGTGATTGTCACCGACAACCTGTTCGGCGATATGCTCTCGGACATCGCGGCGATGCTGACCGGCTCGCTCGGGATGCTGCCGTCGGCGTCGCTCGGCGACATCGATCCGCAAACCGGAAAGCGTCGCGCGCTTTATGAGCCGGTGCATGGCTCGGCGCCCGATATCGCCGGGCAAGGGGCGGCCAATCCGATCGCGATGATGGCCTCGTTCGGGATGGCGCTGCGTTATTCCTTCGATATGGGGGATCTCGCGGACAAGCTCGACGCCGCGATCGCGGCGGTGCTCGCGAAAAGCCTGCGCACGGCCGATCTGAAGTCCGATGGCTCGACCGTCGTCAGCACATCGCAGATGGGTGAGGCGATCGTGAAGGAGCTTCAAGCGCTATACGCCTGA
- a CDS encoding aspartate-semialdehyde dehydrogenase, whose amino-acid sequence MGYKVALVGATGNVGREMLNILDERKFPADEVVALASRRSVGTEVSYGDKTLKVKALENYDFGDTDICLMSAGGAVSKEWSPRIAAAGAVVIDNSSTWRMDPDVPLVVPEVNADAVAGFTKKHIIANPNCSTAQLVVALKPLHDKAVIRRVVVATYQSVSGAGKDAMDELFAQTKAVYTASELVNKKFPKRIAFNVIPEIDVFMEDGYTKEEWKMMMETKKILDPKIRLTATCVRVPVFIGHSEAVTIEFEKPITPDEARGILRNAPGCLVIDKHEPGGYVTPYESAGEDATYISRIREDATVENGLSMWVVSDNLRKGAALNAIQIAECLINRKLIQAKQKAA is encoded by the coding sequence ATGGGTTACAAAGTCGCGCTGGTCGGAGCGACCGGCAATGTCGGGCGTGAAATGCTCAACATCCTGGACGAGCGGAAATTCCCCGCGGACGAGGTGGTGGCGCTGGCCTCGCGCCGCAGCGTCGGCACCGAAGTCTCTTATGGCGACAAAACCCTGAAAGTCAAAGCGCTGGAGAATTACGATTTTGGCGACACCGACATTTGCCTGATGTCGGCCGGCGGCGCCGTGTCGAAGGAATGGTCGCCGAGGATCGCGGCGGCCGGCGCGGTCGTGATCGACAACTCGTCGACATGGCGGATGGATCCGGACGTGCCGCTGGTCGTGCCCGAGGTCAACGCGGACGCGGTCGCTGGTTTCACCAAAAAGCACATCATCGCCAATCCGAACTGCTCGACCGCGCAGCTTGTGGTGGCGCTGAAGCCGCTGCATGACAAGGCCGTCATCAGGCGCGTCGTGGTCGCGACCTATCAGTCCGTTTCAGGCGCCGGCAAGGACGCCATGGACGAATTGTTCGCGCAGACCAAGGCGGTCTACACCGCGAGCGAACTCGTGAACAAGAAATTCCCGAAGCGTATCGCCTTCAACGTCATCCCCGAGATCGACGTGTTCATGGAGGACGGCTACACCAAGGAAGAATGGAAGATGATGATGGAGACCAAGAAGATTCTTGATCCCAAAATCAGGCTGACCGCCACCTGTGTGCGTGTGCCGGTGTTCATCGGCCATTCGGAAGCCGTCACCATCGAGTTCGAGAAGCCGATCACGCCCGACGAGGCGCGCGGCATCCTGCGCAACGCGCCGGGGTGTCTCGTGATCGACAAGCACGAGCCGGGCGGCTACGTCACGCCGTACGAATCGGCGGGCGAGGACGCCACCTACATCAGCCGCATTCGCGAGGATGCGACGGTGGAGAACGGGCTGTCGATGTGGGTGGTGTCCGACAACCTGCGCAAGGGCGCGGCGCTGAATGCGATCCAGATCGCCGAGTGCCTGATCAACCGCAAGCTGATCCAGGCCAAACAGAAAGCCGCCTGA
- the leuD gene encoding 3-isopropylmalate dehydratase small subunit — MDKFTTLEGVAAPLKIINVDTDMIIPKQYLKTIKRTGLGKGLFSEQRYRDDGSENPDFVLNKPAYRNAKVLVAGDNFGCGSSREHAPWALLDFGIRCVISTSFGDIFYNNCFKNGILPIRVTQADLDKLFDDAERGANATLTIDLANQEIRGPDGGKATFEIDAFRKHCLLNGLDDIGLTMEKKAAIDSYEDKARRERAWA; from the coding sequence ATGGACAAGTTCACAACGCTGGAAGGCGTCGCGGCGCCGCTGAAGATCATCAATGTCGACACCGACATGATCATTCCGAAGCAGTATCTGAAGACCATCAAGCGCACCGGCCTTGGCAAGGGGCTTTTCTCGGAGCAGCGCTACAGGGACGACGGCTCGGAGAATCCGGACTTCGTTCTCAATAAGCCGGCCTATCGCAACGCCAAGGTTCTTGTCGCCGGCGACAATTTCGGCTGTGGCTCGTCGCGCGAGCACGCGCCGTGGGCGCTGCTCGACTTCGGCATCCGCTGCGTGATCTCCACCTCGTTCGGTGACATCTTCTACAACAACTGCTTCAAGAACGGCATCCTGCCGATCCGCGTGACGCAAGCCGACCTCGACAAGCTGTTCGACGACGCCGAGCGCGGCGCCAACGCAACGCTGACCATCGATCTCGCCAATCAGGAAATCCGCGGCCCCGACGGCGGCAAAGCGACATTCGAGATCGACGCGTTCCGCAAGCACTGCCTGCTAAACGGCCTCGACGACATCGGACTGACGATGGAAAAGAAGGCGGCGATCGACAGCTACGAGGACAAGGCGAGGCGCGAGCGCGCCTGGGCCTGA
- a CDS encoding metallopeptidase family protein — MWTSVKAPSLADMEAMAHEAFARLPEHFRRLCAGLIIRVEDFPTDEVLDEMKADSEYDLLGLFQGTGLPFQSYDDVARLPNLIWLYRRPIIDYWAEHDETLGRIITHVLIHEIGHHFGLSDADMEAIEAQAAG; from the coding sequence ATGTGGACGTCCGTCAAAGCCCCCTCGCTGGCTGACATGGAGGCCATGGCGCACGAGGCGTTCGCGCGCCTGCCCGAGCATTTCCGGCGTCTGTGCGCGGGTCTCATCATCCGCGTCGAGGATTTCCCGACCGACGAGGTGCTGGACGAGATGAAGGCCGACAGCGAATACGACCTGCTGGGACTGTTCCAGGGCACGGGCCTGCCGTTCCAGAGCTACGATGACGTTGCCAGGCTGCCCAATCTGATCTGGCTCTACCGCCGTCCCATCATCGACTACTGGGCCGAGCATGACGAAACGCTCGGCCGCATCATCACCCATGTGTTGATCCACGAAATCGGCCACCACTTCGGGCTGTCCGATGCCGACATGGAGGCGATCGAGGCGCAGGCGGCAGGATAG